The Microbacterium sp. LWH7-1.2 genome window below encodes:
- a CDS encoding sugar ABC transporter substrate-binding protein: MNRRLIVRSVAASVAAALVGVTLAACASTGTPESSGEKGADAVENALKEGGEITFWSWNTTSEDQVAAFEKAYPEVKVNLVNSGGAGDSNLKLQNALAAGKGAPDVVQLEYMSVPQFVLADAFIDLTDYGFADLEDLYTASSWQNISQGGIWGLPQDSGPMALFYNQATFDKFGLTVPTTWDEYIDAARQLHAADPEYFITNDSGLDGGFGSAMLWQAGSKAFQTEGDEVTIDLQDEGAQRYAETWGTLVDEGLLDGIGGWSDEWFAGLASGKIATLPAGAWMAGVLEAGAEDGAGNWRVAPMPTYDGGEPATAENGGSTMAVTKQSKSPALAAGFLKWLNSSDESIDIFVGAGGFPATTAQLESSEFLNAEPGFFGGQQINQVLVEAAKSVLPGWQYLPWQAYANSIYGDAMGPIYADQGDLADGLTAWQDANISYGQEQGFTVGE, translated from the coding sequence AGAGAAGGGGGCCGACGCCGTCGAGAACGCGTTGAAGGAAGGTGGCGAGATCACCTTCTGGAGCTGGAACACGACATCCGAGGACCAGGTCGCGGCGTTCGAGAAGGCCTACCCGGAGGTCAAGGTCAATCTCGTCAACTCCGGCGGCGCGGGAGACAGCAACCTGAAGCTGCAGAACGCGCTGGCCGCCGGCAAGGGCGCACCCGACGTGGTCCAGCTTGAATACATGTCGGTCCCGCAGTTCGTGCTCGCCGACGCATTCATCGATCTCACCGACTACGGCTTCGCGGACCTTGAGGATCTGTACACGGCCTCGTCGTGGCAGAACATCAGTCAGGGCGGCATCTGGGGTCTCCCCCAGGACTCCGGGCCGATGGCTCTTTTCTACAACCAAGCCACCTTCGACAAGTTCGGCCTCACCGTGCCCACGACATGGGACGAGTACATCGACGCGGCACGCCAGCTCCACGCCGCCGACCCGGAGTATTTCATCACGAACGACTCCGGACTCGACGGCGGATTCGGCTCCGCAATGCTCTGGCAGGCGGGCTCGAAAGCCTTCCAGACCGAGGGTGACGAGGTCACCATCGATCTGCAGGACGAGGGCGCCCAGCGTTACGCCGAGACGTGGGGGACGCTTGTCGACGAGGGTCTGCTCGACGGCATCGGCGGCTGGAGCGACGAGTGGTTCGCGGGCCTCGCCAGCGGCAAGATCGCCACGCTCCCTGCCGGCGCCTGGATGGCTGGCGTCCTGGAGGCCGGCGCGGAGGACGGCGCCGGCAACTGGCGCGTCGCGCCGATGCCGACGTACGACGGCGGTGAGCCCGCCACAGCGGAAAACGGCGGCAGCACGATGGCCGTCACGAAGCAGTCCAAGAGCCCCGCGCTCGCTGCAGGCTTCCTGAAGTGGCTGAACTCGTCCGACGAGTCGATCGACATCTTCGTGGGTGCCGGCGGCTTCCCCGCCACGACGGCTCAGCTCGAGTCGTCTGAGTTCCTGAACGCCGAGCCGGGGTTCTTCGGCGGCCAGCAGATCAACCAGGTCCTGGTCGAGGCGGCCAAGTCGGTCCTCCCCGGCTGGCAGTACTTGCCGTGGCAGGCCTATGCGAACAGCATCTACGGTGACGCGATGGGACCGATCTATGCAGACCAAGGCGACCTCGCGGACGGGCTGACGGCATGGCAGGACGCCAACATCAGCTATGGCCAGGAGCAGGGCTTCACTGTCGGAGAGTAG